The Aspergillus fumigatus Af293 chromosome 3, whole genome shotgun sequence region TCCCAGTACATGTCACTATACTGCCTGCAGTCCGAGAAAATGGATCGCGCCATATATTAGATTGATATAGGCTTATAAAAATATAGAGATGTTATCTACAAGCTGCTAGGATTCACAGCCGCCATGGTTGTTGGTCCTATCGGCATGTACTTTGTCACAGTAAACTCCGGCGGTATGTCTTTCTTCCATCAGACCAGTAATTTCTCTTTATTCGAGACGCTGACTCGGATAGCGAGTCCAACTGTGGCCGGTATCACCGCCGCAATCACTGCGAATCTGGTCTTATTCGGTTATATCTACGTGGCGTGGCTAGATGATagagaagagagggaagCAGCATCAAAGAGGAATGAGAAAAAGGCCCAGTGATTAGGTCGACTTCCTCCAGCAAATCACTTGCAGTCGCTTATTCCGTTTCTCGATATACTTATATGTGTATTGATATGTTAAGAATTCGCCTGGAAAAGTCGTGGACGCTGTGTGTCGAGAAGTACCGAAGCAAGTCTGTTTTGATATTCGTTGAATAGCGCTGTTCGATCCATTTATGTTACACGGTCAAGTAATGCGACGATCACTACACACTATGTGTGTTGCATGCACTTTGTCATCCACACAAGATGTCCGAGACTAAATCAAACGGCCACTGACGCCTGCAGATGCACGAACAAGACCCGTGGTATGTGATAAAATCAAGAAGTAGTGTTCAAAGAAACGCAAAATAAACAACTATTGGTATCTATGCCGGTCTTCTCTTGACAAATTCCTCCAAATCAGCCTTGGTTGCAACCCCGAGTACAAACTTCCGGGACCCATCAGTGACCACGGCAAACTGCTgcttttctctcctttcccCGTTGGGTCCCGTTTCACTCTCAAAGAACTGCTCTA contains the following coding sequences:
- a CDS encoding vacuolar ATPase assembly integral membrane protein VMA21, with translation MTSRRSQEKSYAEAAAAPPPKESASSDVTPAVPADVIYKLLGFTAAMVVGPIGMYFVTVNSGASPTVAGITAAITANLVLFGYIYVAWLDDREEREAASKRNEKKAQ